The sequence TCCGACAGTTATATTAGATAAAACATTCTGTAAATgtcgcaataaaattttaaatcttcGTTAAAGTATCTGAACTTTACAATTTacttatcaatattattatatgcgGTAAAAAGTTGTATTATTTCTCGACGAACTTCAAAAGATTGTAAATGCAACATCATAACTTCTTTCTTCGCATCCTcctataaatgtaattttataaaaatttcacttttattttgaTGGTTCACACGCTTCTACTTAAATAAaggacaaatttttaaaacttttaaatCTGCTTGTTCAAACAATAACGTTGATCATAAAGCAATGAATGTATTTTTCaacataaatgtattttttttcaagagttaaaaaacttattatatttacaaatctTACACACAATATAATCCAAAGAAAactaatattacaattacaatattatctgAATGTATCAAAGTTTGTCTACACTCCAAAAATCacaacatattataaatactataatgtTCAGAGAGTGTGTTTTGCTAAAACCAGTTATTACcaaattctgtaaaatgacTGTCAtcgtttttaacaaaaatgattgaCACTGTTTATCCAAAaggttttcttaaaataatacttttactaGAAGACATCGGTCATAATTCAACGCAAAATAAGTTACTACTTACTGTTAAAAATGTGTGACTAGCACAGTCGTGTTTGTATCAATGCTTACACCTGATTACACTTTGCATTCAAAGAGATAGAAATTTCCATCAATGATCGATCAGAAATAGCACCATTTGCCCAGAATAGCATCTTTTATAGCCGATATGTATTGCGCAGGGACCCAATATATCCAATACCTTGAAGCTTCTGTTGTGCCTAGTTGGATAgcctaaaatttttaaaagaccATCACATGTAAATATACGAgcaaaaaatgtaataatttagtaataatacaaACCATAATGTGGTACTGTGGGTGATCATGTATAGGTTCACTATGTACACCTTTTACAGAGTTCATAGGTATTTTGTCTGTTCTTTCTTTTGTACCAATCCATAGTTGGTCCTGCTCCAATTTAAATGTTAGTCTAACTTTACCACcagatttatttaacatgcCAGCCAATGGATATTCTGGTAGAGGTTCCTGatattgattaaattcatCAATGAGAATACATCATACATACAAATCACTGACCAAAATTACTAgtcctttttaaaattatacctTGCTATCTAATATACCAGGCATTACATCTTCTGGAATACCTTTATCTAAAACTTTCCTATGCATTTTTTGTTGGGACAAAGGTTCTTTGCTTGCTGTAGATGCAGCTTCATCTGAGAGATCTTGCTTTGTTGGAATTGATACAGCCAACACATCATCTAACTTTGATCCTACTACCATGACCTTGGCACCTTGTAAATGATATAAAGTAAACAATAAcatgaagaaataataaaaaatgttatcatATAAGATGCATTACCTTTTGTGACCCCTAGACTTCTTAATGTTTGATCATCCTTAGCTAATCCTTTAATCATAACTTTTTGCATTGCTTGTGGCACAGATATAATGTTTTGGAGGTATGCTTTCAATTGCGCAACAGTTCCATCAAGTGAAAAATTCACATTAATCCgctgtttattataaatcactTTAAAGTCTATGTTCTCTTGGGGCGGATCTTGCAAATCAGTCATGTCATTATCTTTTAATTGTGTATCAAGAATTTCACATTTTGGTATTGAGTCTTTTATTTCTGTGGACGTGGTTTCGTTAGAATT comes from Augochlora pura isolate Apur16 chromosome 1, APUR_v2.2.1, whole genome shotgun sequence and encodes:
- the LOC144477401 gene encoding ubiquitin domain-containing protein UBFD1 isoform X1, coding for MNYLCLGAAKSESNDNCCNITPCSELVSNTNSNETTSTEIKDSIPKCEILDTQLKDNDMTDLQDPPQENIDFKVIYNKQRINVNFSLDGTVAQLKAYLQNIISVPQAMQKVMIKGLAKDDQTLRSLGVTKGAKVMVVGSKLDDVLAVSIPTKQDLSDEAASTASKEPLSQQKMHRKVLDKGIPEDVMPGILDSKEPLPEYPLAGMLNKSGGKVRLTFKLEQDQLWIGTKERTDKIPMNSVKGVHSEPIHDHPQYHIMAIQLGTTEASRYWIYWVPAQYISAIKDAILGKWCYF
- the LOC144477401 gene encoding ubiquitin domain-containing protein UBFD1 isoform X2 yields the protein MEYVGAAKSESNDNCCNITPCSELVSNTNSNETTSTEIKDSIPKCEILDTQLKDNDMTDLQDPPQENIDFKVIYNKQRINVNFSLDGTVAQLKAYLQNIISVPQAMQKVMIKGLAKDDQTLRSLGVTKGAKVMVVGSKLDDVLAVSIPTKQDLSDEAASTASKEPLSQQKMHRKVLDKGIPEDVMPGILDSKEPLPEYPLAGMLNKSGGKVRLTFKLEQDQLWIGTKERTDKIPMNSVKGVHSEPIHDHPQYHIMAIQLGTTEASRYWIYWVPAQYISAIKDAILGKWCYF